One part of the Chryseobacterium mulctrae genome encodes these proteins:
- the yajC gene encoding preprotein translocase subunit YajC → MNMLTVFLQAPAQGNSTTMLMMMGVMVVGFYFLMIRPQMKKQKQEKKFQEDLKVGSRVVLTSGLHGRIAQIQEDGVVIETLSGKLKFEKAAISREFTATRFGDKATADKKEVTETEKK, encoded by the coding sequence ATGAATATGTTAACAGTATTTTTACAAGCACCTGCTCAGGGAAATTCAACCACCATGTTGATGATGATGGGAGTAATGGTTGTTGGATTTTATTTTCTGATGATCAGACCTCAGATGAAAAAACAGAAGCAGGAGAAAAAATTTCAGGAAGATCTGAAAGTGGGAAGCAGAGTAGTACTTACTTCTGGTCTTCATGGAAGAATTGCTCAGATTCAGGAAGATGGAGTAGTTATTGAAACGCTTTCCGGGAAACTGAAATTTGAAAAAGCAGCGATCTCTAGAGAGTTTACAGCAACTAGATTTGGAGACAAAGCTACAGCTGACAAAAAAGAAGTTACAGAAACTGAAAAGAAATAA
- a CDS encoding ankyrin repeat domain-containing protein, with protein sequence MKKIITTTLLFGIAIFSNGLFAQKLSNEKMKVFQTDKIEDIKKVFTKEDFLTCFDIKGVSYNMLSLSARYERVNLINYLLANNISVNKTCSYTTPLMYAAMYGYTDIVKLFLKNGAKKETKDNNGKTAKDLALENNHPETAALL encoded by the coding sequence ATGAAAAAAATAATTACTACTACTTTACTATTTGGGATTGCTATCTTTAGTAATGGATTATTTGCACAAAAACTTTCAAATGAGAAAATGAAAGTTTTTCAGACGGATAAAATAGAAGATATAAAAAAGGTTTTCACAAAAGAAGACTTTCTTACATGTTTTGATATCAAAGGAGTTTCTTACAATATGCTTTCTTTAAGCGCAAGGTATGAAAGAGTGAATCTAATCAACTATTTACTTGCAAACAATATAAGCGTCAACAAAACTTGCAGCTATACTACTCCGTTAATGTATGCTGCAATGTATGGATACACAGATATCGTAAAACTTTTTTTAAAAAACGGAGCAAAAAAAGAGACAAAAGATAACAATGGTAAAACAGCTAAAGATCTTGCTTTAGAAAACAATCATCCGGAAACAGCTGCACTTCTTTAG
- a CDS encoding DNA polymerase ligase N-terminal domain-containing protein, protein MALKDYNNKRKFDETTEPKGKTKKSKDQLIFVIQRHAASRLHYDFRLEMEGVLKSWAVPKGPSLNPEDKRLAMMVEDHPYDYKDFEGNIPEGNYGAGQVEIWDSGTYEPLDETSKLSDEKELLKELKAGSLKFILHGKKLKGEFALVKMKNAENNAWLLIKHKDKFAEEKYDAEENTAKNSQVTKFLEEKKSLKSNKKKS, encoded by the coding sequence ATGGCACTTAAAGATTATAACAATAAGAGAAAGTTCGATGAAACTACCGAACCCAAAGGAAAAACAAAAAAAAGCAAAGACCAGCTTATTTTTGTGATTCAGAGACATGCTGCATCAAGACTTCACTATGATTTTCGTTTAGAAATGGAAGGCGTTCTGAAAAGTTGGGCCGTTCCAAAGGGTCCATCATTAAATCCCGAAGACAAACGTTTGGCGATGATGGTTGAAGATCATCCGTACGATTATAAAGATTTTGAAGGAAATATTCCTGAAGGAAATTACGGAGCCGGACAAGTTGAAATCTGGGACAGCGGAACGTATGAACCTTTAGACGAAACCAGTAAACTTTCTGATGAAAAAGAACTGTTGAAAGAATTGAAAGCAGGTTCTTTAAAATTTATTCTTCACGGCAAAAAACTGAAAGGAGAATTTGCTTTGGTTAAAATGAAAAATGCCGAAAATAACGCTTGGCTTTTGATTAAACATAAAGATAAATTTGCTGAAGAAAAATATGATGCTGAAGAAAATACTGCCAAAAATTCTCAGGTGACAAAATTTTTAGAGGAAAAAAAAAGCCTGAAAAGCAACAAAAAGAAGTCATAA
- the nusB gene encoding transcription antitermination factor NusB produces the protein MLGRRQIREKVVESVYSYYQNPIKFDVLEKNMFSGIEKIYNLYIFQLNFLVGLKDLAENQMEIGKNKYFKTDSDVNPNQKFINNQVLKKLDENPERLFFSGQHKDLKWDLHDDMLVKTFQRMTAGKRYQDFMKEDGYSFEDDQKFIGKLFLRYVAENDDFHDYISDRELTWSDDIHIANSMVQKTIGFLKEDEESRTLIKMIKDEEDKTFASKLLRDTLNNWETNEKKLSERLENWDLERVALMDKVILTTAISELDNFPFTPSRVIINEYIEIAKVFATDRSNIFINGILDKYCKDLNRI, from the coding sequence ATGTTAGGAAGAAGACAAATCCGTGAAAAAGTAGTAGAATCCGTGTATTCGTACTACCAAAATCCGATAAAATTTGATGTGTTAGAAAAAAACATGTTTTCGGGAATAGAGAAAATCTATAATCTCTATATTTTTCAGTTGAATTTTTTGGTAGGTCTGAAGGATCTTGCAGAAAATCAAATGGAAATTGGTAAAAACAAGTATTTTAAAACTGATTCAGATGTCAATCCCAATCAAAAATTTATCAATAATCAGGTTTTAAAAAAACTTGATGAAAACCCTGAGAGATTATTTTTCTCTGGTCAGCATAAAGATTTGAAGTGGGACTTGCACGATGATATGTTGGTGAAAACTTTCCAGCGTATGACTGCCGGAAAACGTTATCAGGATTTTATGAAGGAAGATGGCTATTCTTTCGAAGATGATCAGAAATTTATCGGAAAATTATTTTTAAGATATGTTGCCGAAAATGATGATTTTCATGATTATATCAGCGATAGAGAATTAACTTGGTCAGATGATATTCACATTGCAAATTCGATGGTTCAAAAGACAATCGGATTTTTGAAAGAAGATGAAGAAAGCCGCACTTTAATTAAAATGATTAAAGATGAAGAAGACAAAACTTTCGCAAGCAAACTTCTTAGAGATACGTTGAATAACTGGGAAACCAACGAGAAAAAACTTTCTGAGCGTCTTGAAAACTGGGATTTGGAGAGAGTGGCATTGATGGATAAAGTTATTTTAACGACTGCTATTTCAGAACTTGACAATTTTCCTTTTACCCCTTCAAGAGTTATTATTAATGAATATATCGAGATTGCAAAAGTATTTGCTACAGATCGTTCTAATATATTCATCAACGGTATTTTAGATAAATATTGTAAAGATTTAAATAGAATATAA
- the ligD gene encoding DNA ligase D, which yields MLAKSSDDAFDHEDWIFEIKWDGYRAVADLSKKNRLFYSRNGISFLSKFDTIAEDFIQQKHKMILDGEIVAYDENGKPNFQLLQQIGDNPNLALTYQVFDLLWLNGHSTEELPLIQRKELLKDALIETDLIKFCDHVPKKGIAFFNQMKKMKLEGMIAKKSDSIYTENSRSSDWLKIKFTNTEEAIICGFTEPKGSRQGFGALILGKYIDGKLIYSGHTGTGFNNELLNELHQRLKKLVIKTSPFETIPKTNMPVTWTKPELVCEIKYSEITKDGMFRHPVFVAIREDKDAKEISNSIKKSNQKTTKSKNMTTKKSTEKTESDLEKDTEITLNRHKIKLTNQDKIYFPKDKISKGDVVEYYQSVAEYILPHLKNRPLSLNRFPNGIDHSGFYQKDTGDSFPDWIKTTKVHSESTDKYIDYAICNDKATLAYLNNLGCIDFNPWNSSLPDLEHPDYLVLDLDPSKKNSFNDVIETAQQVKEVLDLIKIKGYCKTSGSTGIHIYIPMGGAYDYDQVKDFAHILMKQVNEKLPKITTLERSLQKRDDKKIYLDYLQNRQGQTLASIYSLRPKEGASVSMPIEWSELKKGLKPTDFNIENALERIKEKGDLFKPVLGKGIDMMKALELLQDVE from the coding sequence ATGCTTGCAAAATCTTCTGACGATGCTTTTGATCACGAAGACTGGATTTTCGAGATCAAATGGGATGGTTACCGGGCTGTAGCTGATTTAAGCAAAAAAAATCGACTCTTCTATTCCCGGAACGGCATTTCTTTTCTGTCTAAATTTGACACTATTGCCGAAGATTTCATTCAGCAAAAGCACAAAATGATTCTGGATGGCGAAATTGTCGCTTATGATGAAAATGGAAAACCTAACTTCCAATTATTACAGCAAATTGGAGACAACCCAAATTTGGCTTTAACGTATCAGGTTTTTGATTTGCTTTGGCTCAATGGTCATTCTACCGAAGAACTGCCTTTAATTCAAAGAAAAGAGCTTTTAAAAGATGCTTTAATTGAAACAGACCTGATCAAATTTTGTGATCATGTTCCTAAAAAAGGAATTGCTTTTTTTAATCAGATGAAAAAAATGAAGCTGGAAGGAATGATTGCCAAGAAATCGGACAGCATTTATACCGAAAACAGCAGAAGCTCCGATTGGCTTAAAATAAAATTCACCAACACGGAAGAAGCAATAATTTGTGGTTTCACAGAACCAAAAGGTTCCAGACAAGGTTTTGGAGCTCTTATTTTGGGAAAATACATCGATGGAAAACTGATTTATTCAGGACATACCGGAACCGGATTTAATAATGAATTGTTGAATGAGCTTCATCAAAGGCTGAAAAAATTAGTGATAAAAACATCACCTTTTGAAACTATTCCTAAAACAAATATGCCTGTAACATGGACGAAACCTGAATTGGTCTGCGAAATAAAATATTCTGAGATCACAAAAGACGGAATGTTCCGTCATCCTGTTTTTGTGGCGATCAGGGAAGATAAAGATGCAAAAGAAATCAGTAATTCAATAAAAAAATCTAATCAGAAAACTACCAAATCTAAAAATATGACGACTAAAAAATCCACAGAAAAAACAGAAAGCGATCTTGAAAAAGACACTGAAATTACACTGAACCGTCATAAAATAAAGCTCACAAATCAGGATAAAATTTATTTTCCGAAAGATAAAATCAGCAAAGGCGATGTTGTGGAATATTATCAGTCTGTAGCTGAATATATTTTACCCCATCTGAAAAACCGTCCGCTTTCTTTAAACCGCTTTCCAAACGGAATTGATCATTCAGGGTTTTACCAAAAGGACACTGGAGATTCTTTTCCTGATTGGATTAAAACAACAAAAGTTCATTCAGAGTCTACCGATAAATACATCGATTACGCTATCTGTAATGATAAAGCGACCTTAGCTTATTTGAATAATCTGGGCTGCATTGATTTTAACCCGTGGAACTCTTCGCTTCCAGATCTGGAACATCCTGATTATTTGGTTTTGGATCTTGATCCTTCGAAGAAAAATAGTTTCAACGACGTTATTGAGACAGCCCAACAGGTGAAAGAAGTTTTAGATTTAATTAAAATAAAAGGGTATTGTAAAACTTCAGGAAGTACAGGAATTCACATTTATATTCCGATGGGTGGAGCGTACGATTATGATCAGGTGAAAGATTTTGCCCACATTCTGATGAAGCAGGTGAATGAAAAACTTCCAAAAATCACAACATTAGAAAGAAGTTTACAAAAAAGAGACGATAAAAAAATCTATCTCGATTATCTTCAAAACCGACAGGGACAAACTTTAGCGAGTATTTACAGCTTGAGACCAAAAGAAGGAGCATCAGTTTCAATGCCGATTGAATGGAGCGAACTAAAAAAAGGTTTGAAGCCTACTGATTTTAATATAGAGAATGCTTTAGAAAGAATAAAGGAAAAAGGAGATTTGTTCAAACCTGTTTTGGGAAAGGGAATCGATATGATGAAGGCGCTGGAATTGTTGCAGGATGTGGAGTAA
- the aspS gene encoding aspartate--tRNA ligase gives MFRSHTNGELSLKNLNEEVTLSGWVQTIRDKGFMIWIDLRDRYGITQLVFDQDRSTAELMENAKKLGREFVIQVTGRVIERVSKNPNIPTGEIEILVEKLEVLNESQLPPFTIEDETDGGEELRMKYRYLDIRRAPVRDKLIFRHKMAQKVRNYLSDEGFIEVETPVLIKSTPEGARDFVVPSRMNPGQFYALPQSPQTFKQLLMVGGMDKYFQIVKCFRDEDLRADRQPEFTQIDCEMAFVEQEDVMNVFEGMTKTLIKDITGQEFGTFPRITFADAMQKYGNDKPDIRFGMEFVELNDLVKGKDFKIFDDAELVVGINVEGCADYTRKQIDELVDWVKRPQIGASGMVWAKFQNDGVKTSSVNKFYNEEDLAKIIEKFGAKEGDLMLILSGNEHKVRTQLSALRMELGNRLGLRKGDVFAPLWVVDFPLLEFDEESGRYHAMHHPFTSPKPEDIHLLETDPGKARANAYDMVLNGNEIGGGSIRIFDKDLQSKMFDLLGFSKEEAEAQFGFLMNAFKYGAPPHGGLAFGFDRLVAILDGNEVIRDYIAFPKNNSGRDVMIDAPSSIADEQLDELELKLNLKA, from the coding sequence ATGTTTCGATCGCACACAAACGGAGAATTATCTCTCAAAAATCTTAATGAAGAAGTTACACTTTCAGGATGGGTACAAACCATTCGTGATAAAGGATTTATGATTTGGATAGATCTTCGAGATCGTTACGGAATTACTCAGTTGGTTTTCGACCAAGACCGTTCTACAGCGGAATTGATGGAAAATGCAAAAAAATTGGGACGTGAATTCGTTATTCAGGTTACAGGACGCGTGATCGAAAGAGTCAGCAAAAACCCCAATATTCCAACTGGGGAAATTGAAATTTTAGTTGAAAAATTAGAAGTTCTTAATGAATCTCAACTTCCGCCTTTCACGATTGAAGACGAAACAGACGGAGGTGAAGAATTAAGAATGAAATACCGTTACCTGGATATCAGAAGAGCTCCGGTAAGAGATAAATTGATCTTCCGTCACAAAATGGCGCAAAAGGTGAGAAATTATCTTTCAGACGAAGGATTTATCGAGGTTGAAACTCCGGTTTTAATCAAATCTACCCCGGAAGGAGCTAGAGATTTCGTGGTTCCAAGCAGAATGAATCCGGGACAGTTTTATGCATTGCCACAATCTCCACAGACTTTCAAACAATTGTTGATGGTTGGTGGAATGGATAAATATTTCCAGATCGTGAAATGTTTCCGTGACGAAGATTTGAGAGCCGACAGACAGCCGGAATTCACACAAATCGATTGCGAAATGGCATTCGTAGAGCAGGAAGATGTAATGAATGTTTTTGAAGGAATGACGAAAACGTTAATCAAAGATATTACAGGTCAGGAATTCGGAACTTTCCCAAGAATTACGTTTGCTGATGCAATGCAGAAATACGGAAACGACAAACCGGATATCCGTTTCGGAATGGAATTCGTTGAATTAAACGATTTAGTAAAAGGAAAAGATTTCAAAATATTTGATGACGCAGAATTGGTTGTCGGAATCAATGTTGAAGGTTGTGCAGATTATACAAGAAAGCAAATCGACGAACTTGTTGATTGGGTGAAAAGACCACAAATTGGAGCTTCAGGAATGGTTTGGGCTAAATTCCAGAATGACGGAGTGAAAACTTCTTCTGTAAATAAATTTTACAACGAGGAAGATTTAGCAAAAATCATCGAAAAATTCGGAGCGAAAGAAGGCGATTTAATGTTGATTCTTTCAGGAAATGAGCACAAAGTAAGAACTCAGCTTTCTGCTTTGAGAATGGAGCTTGGAAACCGTTTAGGATTAAGAAAAGGAGACGTTTTTGCACCACTTTGGGTTGTTGACTTCCCATTATTGGAATTTGATGAAGAAAGCGGACGTTATCACGCAATGCACCACCCTTTCACGTCTCCAAAACCTGAAGATATTCATTTATTGGAAACAGATCCAGGAAAAGCAAGAGCTAATGCATACGATATGGTGTTGAACGGAAACGAGATCGGTGGAGGTTCTATCAGAATTTTTGATAAAGATCTTCAATCTAAAATGTTTGACCTTTTAGGATTCTCAAAAGAAGAAGCAGAAGCTCAGTTTGGATTCTTAATGAATGCGTTCAAATACGGAGCTCCGCCTCATGGTGGTTTAGCTTTCGGATTTGACCGTTTGGTAGCTATTTTGGATGGAAATGAGGTTATTAGAGATTATATTGCATTCCCGAAAAATAATTCTGGACGTGATGTGATGATCGATGCGCCTTCATCAATTGCTGATGAACAGCTCGATGAATTGGAATTGAAATTAAATTTAAAAGCATAA
- a CDS encoding DUF3276 family protein: MSEYKERHENEIFTKVLKAGRRTYFFDVRETKAGDYYLTITESKKNFGENGEATFEKHKIYLYKEDFKSFQEMFNESTDFIINEKGEDVISEKHDKDFKSRTYTIDSDDEV; encoded by the coding sequence ATGAGTGAATACAAGGAACGCCATGAAAATGAAATTTTCACTAAGGTGTTAAAAGCGGGGAGAAGAACTTATTTCTTTGATGTGCGCGAGACTAAAGCAGGAGATTATTATCTTACGATTACCGAAAGCAAAAAGAATTTCGGAGAGAATGGAGAAGCTACATTCGAGAAGCATAAAATTTATCTTTACAAAGAAGATTTTAAGAGTTTTCAGGAGATGTTTAATGAGTCCACAGATTTCATCATTAACGAAAAAGGTGAGGATGTTATTTCAGAAAAGCATGATAAAGATTTCAAAAGCAGAACTTACACTATAGATTCTGACGACGAAGTTTAA
- a CDS encoding SDR family NAD(P)-dependent oxidoreductase, translating into MNQNKIILILGANSDVAKQCILQYVAKGFSIIAASRNTHSLESFIQKNNLNSKVSVLSFDVEDFDSHQKFYNQLPTKPHIVIYAAGFLVDNEKALSDFKGAQQMMTVNYMGAVSILNIIAMDESNKNLERITGLSSLSGVRGRKSNFVYGSTKAAFTTYLAGLRQELVPKNIIVNVLISGYINTKINAGLELNKNLLMEPDYVAKHIVNAGNSFTIVPNFKWKIIYFILKILPESLVAQLP; encoded by the coding sequence ATGAATCAAAACAAAATCATTCTCATTCTCGGAGCCAATTCTGATGTTGCTAAACAATGTATTTTACAATATGTTGCAAAAGGATTCTCTATAATTGCTGCTTCCAGAAATACCCATTCTTTAGAAAGTTTTATTCAGAAAAATAATCTTAATTCAAAAGTTTCGGTTTTATCTTTTGATGTTGAAGATTTTGATTCTCACCAAAAATTTTATAATCAACTTCCAACAAAACCTCACATTGTAATTTACGCAGCCGGATTTTTAGTAGATAATGAAAAAGCATTAAGCGATTTCAAAGGTGCCCAACAAATGATGACCGTTAATTATATGGGTGCAGTATCTATTTTGAACATTATTGCGATGGACGAAAGCAATAAAAATTTAGAAAGAATAACAGGGCTTTCTTCACTTTCAGGAGTGAGAGGTCGAAAAAGTAATTTTGTTTACGGAAGTACGAAAGCGGCTTTTACAACTTATTTAGCAGGTTTGAGACAAGAATTAGTGCCGAAAAATATAATAGTTAATGTTTTGATTAGCGGATATATCAATACAAAAATAAACGCTGGATTAGAACTTAATAAAAATCTCCTGATGGAACCTGATTATGTCGCAAAACATATCGTGAATGCAGGAAATTCTTTTACCATTGTCCCAAATTTTAAATGGAAGATCATTTATTTTATTTTGAAAATCTTGCCGGAAAGTCTGGTGGCACAACTTCCTTAA
- a CDS encoding DUF1573 domain-containing protein: MKKTLSIIALSVIGLGLVSCKKEENKEVQNAEVIGVDSTNAPAAPSTDSTVAPVTPAVAGAEAAAPVKSNQPTTTIALSESNFDFGTIKKGAKVNHVYEVTNTGTNPLIISEVKPGCGCTAPEFTKDPIMPGKKGKITLSFDSTNFDGSVQKYADVFANVEKAPIKLTFNANIQP; the protein is encoded by the coding sequence ATGAAAAAGACATTATCAATTATTGCTTTGTCTGTAATCGGATTAGGATTGGTTTCTTGTAAAAAAGAAGAAAATAAAGAAGTGCAAAATGCAGAAGTAATCGGTGTAGATTCTACCAATGCACCTGCAGCACCTTCAACTGATTCTACAGTTGCACCTGTAACTCCTGCTGTTGCCGGAGCTGAAGCTGCAGCACCTGTAAAATCTAACCAACCTACCACAACAATTGCATTATCTGAAAGCAATTTCGATTTTGGAACGATTAAAAAAGGTGCAAAAGTAAACCACGTTTACGAAGTAACCAACACAGGTACAAACCCATTAATTATCTCTGAAGTAAAGCCTGGATGCGGATGTACTGCTCCTGAATTTACAAAAGATCCGATTATGCCGGGTAAAAAAGGTAAAATTACTTTGAGTTTTGATTCTACAAACTTCGACGGAAGCGTACAAAAATATGCTGATGTTTTTGCAAACGTAGAAAAAGCGCCGATAAAATTGACATTCAATGCTAATATTCAACCATAA
- the ku gene encoding non-homologous end joining protein Ku: MKAIWNGAIGFGLVNIPVKIYSATETSKLDLDMLDKSDFSNIKFKRVNEKTGKEVKWANIVKGYLMDDKYVVLEDEDYEAASPEKTKILSIEHFVKEAEVDSVYFETPYFLEPQKNGENAYRLLIKALQQTKMVGIGTFVLRDSEAIGMIRPYNDEVLVLNRLRFDQEIRDYKQFKIPAKKAPKPTELKMAKNLIEQLSKPFDPTFYKNTYSAELLKIIKKKAKGKTVKLKKSEPAKQGKIIDLMAQLKASLQSPKSKNAS, encoded by the coding sequence ATGAAAGCAATTTGGAACGGTGCCATTGGTTTTGGCTTAGTCAATATTCCTGTGAAGATTTATTCTGCAACAGAAACCAGCAAACTCGATCTTGATATGCTGGATAAATCTGACTTTTCTAATATTAAATTCAAAAGAGTTAACGAAAAAACAGGTAAGGAAGTGAAGTGGGCAAACATTGTAAAAGGGTATCTGATGGACGATAAATATGTTGTTCTGGAAGATGAAGATTACGAAGCCGCAAGTCCCGAGAAAACTAAGATTCTTTCTATTGAACATTTCGTAAAAGAAGCTGAAGTAGATTCTGTTTATTTTGAAACTCCTTATTTTCTTGAGCCACAAAAAAACGGCGAAAATGCTTACAGACTTTTGATAAAAGCTTTACAGCAAACTAAAATGGTCGGCATCGGAACGTTTGTTCTTCGCGACAGCGAAGCGATCGGTATGATTCGTCCTTATAATGATGAGGTTTTGGTTTTAAATCGATTAAGATTCGATCAGGAAATCAGAGATTACAAACAGTTTAAAATTCCTGCCAAAAAAGCTCCCAAACCTACCGAACTGAAAATGGCAAAAAATCTTATCGAGCAGCTTTCAAAGCCTTTTGATCCCACATTTTACAAAAATACTTATTCCGCTGAACTGCTTAAAATCATTAAGAAAAAAGCGAAAGGTAAAACCGTAAAACTAAAAAAATCAGAACCGGCAAAACAGGGCAAAATAATTGATTTAATGGCACAGTTAAAAGCCAGTTTACAAAGTCCAAAATCTAAAAACGCTTCGTGA
- a CDS encoding ABC transporter ATP-binding protein — MKALKTLNPYFWKHKILLFWGLLFIIASNFFNIYKVQFVGKSVDELTKHGNLGFNKQVLIYVAIIVGCSLLTGFFTFMMRQTIIVASRRIEYELKNKIYRHYQNLSLTDYKQTTIGDLMNRLSEDIVAVRMYLGPGVMYVVNLVVLLLITSFYMIKTDASMTVWTLLPLPILSYIIFKVSSIINKKSKVMQKSQSAISTFVQDSFSGIRVVKYFAKEKYIQKNYGIKVSDYQDKALDLAKTEAYFFTIILFVIGLLNVAVILIGGQKYIAGELTVGKIADFFMYINILIWPFSMVGWVTSINQRAEASMQRINEFLEKQSEIYNKNFDNYPIKGDIEFRNVSYVYPNTGIKALDNLSFKIEAGKSLAIMGKTGSGKSTIALLLCRLIDPTEGEILIDGKNLKDHNLENYRNFIGYIPQESYLFSDSIEHNIGFSIDNPTHEKVVEYSKIADVHKNIVEFKEQYKTMVGERGVMLSGGQKQRICIARALIKDPNIIIFDDSLSALDTETEQNILENIDSKINNATSIIITHRESSAQRADKILNLSEITNSATA; from the coding sequence ATGAAAGCACTGAAAACTCTGAACCCTTACTTTTGGAAGCACAAAATATTATTGTTTTGGGGGTTACTCTTCATCATCGCCAGTAATTTTTTTAACATCTATAAAGTACAGTTTGTCGGAAAATCAGTTGACGAATTGACGAAACACGGAAATCTGGGCTTTAATAAACAGGTTTTAATTTACGTTGCCATTATTGTTGGCTGTTCACTTCTCACAGGATTTTTTACTTTTATGATGCGACAGACCATTATTGTTGCCTCAAGAAGGATTGAATATGAGCTGAAAAATAAAATCTACAGACATTACCAGAATTTATCGCTTACAGATTATAAGCAGACAACCATTGGAGACTTAATGAACCGATTAAGTGAAGATATTGTTGCCGTAAGAATGTATTTGGGACCGGGTGTAATGTACGTTGTCAATCTCGTTGTACTATTATTGATTACCAGTTTTTATATGATTAAAACTGATGCATCGATGACGGTTTGGACATTGTTGCCGCTTCCTATTTTGTCTTATATCATATTTAAAGTAAGCTCCATTATCAATAAAAAATCAAAAGTGATGCAGAAAAGCCAATCTGCAATTTCCACTTTTGTACAGGATAGTTTTTCCGGAATACGAGTGGTAAAATACTTTGCAAAGGAAAAATATATTCAAAAAAATTACGGTATTAAAGTAAGCGATTACCAAGACAAAGCTTTAGATTTAGCAAAAACAGAAGCCTATTTTTTTACCATCATTTTATTTGTAATCGGACTATTGAATGTTGCAGTCATTCTGATTGGCGGACAAAAATATATCGCAGGCGAACTTACAGTCGGGAAAATTGCAGATTTCTTTATGTACATCAATATTTTGATCTGGCCGTTTTCAATGGTAGGTTGGGTAACTTCAATCAACCAAAGAGCTGAAGCTTCAATGCAAAGAATTAATGAATTCTTGGAAAAACAGTCTGAGATTTACAATAAAAACTTTGACAATTATCCTATTAAAGGAGATATTGAATTTAGAAATGTATCTTATGTTTATCCGAATACGGGAATTAAAGCATTAGATAACTTAAGTTTTAAAATTGAAGCCGGAAAATCTTTGGCCATCATGGGGAAAACCGGTAGCGGAAAATCTACCATTGCTTTACTTCTATGCAGATTGATTGATCCTACTGAAGGTGAAATTTTGATTGACGGTAAAAATTTAAAAGATCACAATCTGGAAAACTACAGAAATTTCATCGGATACATTCCGCAGGAAAGTTATCTTTTTTCAGATTCTATTGAGCATAATATCGGATTCTCTATCGACAATCCTACTCACGAAAAAGTGGTAGAATATTCTAAAATTGCAGACGTACACAAAAATATTGTTGAGTTTAAAGAACAGTATAAAACCATGGTAGGAGAACGTGGAGTAATGCTTTCGGGAGGTCAGAAACAAAGAATCTGTATTGCAAGAGCGTTAATAAAAGACCCGAATATCATTATTTTTGATGATTCTTTATCCGCTTTAGACACAGAAACCGAACAGAATATCCTTGAAAATATTGACTCTAAAATCAATAACGCAACTTCCATAATCATCACACATAGAGAGTCTAGTGCACAAAGAGCCGACAAAATTCTTAATCTTAGCGAAATTACCAATTCTGCAACTGCATAG